TCCACACTTGATTTTTACAGAAGAAATAGACCCTAAAGTAGGTTTACAAGGTTTTCAATGTAGAAAGATAGCTTTCAACCTCGGTTTAAGTGGTACTGCATTCAAAGAGATGACTAAATTTGTTTCTGCACTTTACGCTGCATATGACGGTATCGATGCCGCATTATTTGAGATAAACCCTGTCCTTAAGACTTCAGATGATAAAATTTTAGCTGTAGATTCAAAAGTGGCTTTAGATGGCAATGCGCTATACAGACACAAAGACTATGCTGAACTTAGAGACAAAAGAGAAGAAGACCCTACAGAAGTAGAGGCCGGAGAGTTTGGCTTAAACTTTGTTAAACTAGATGGTAATGTAGGCTGTATGGTCAATGGTGCTGGTTTGGCAATGGCTACTATGGATATTATAAAACAAGCAGGTGGTAATCCCGCAAACTTCCTAGACGTTGGAGGTACTGCCGATGCGGCTCGTGTAGAACAAGCCTTCAGAATTATTATGAAAGATAAAGGTGTTAAAGCTATACTAGTGAACATTTTTGGTGGTATTGTGCGTTGCGATAGAGTTGCACAAGGTGTAGTCGATGCTTACAAAAATATTGGTGAGATTAATATCCCTATTATCGTTAGACTTCA
This Flavobacteriales bacterium DNA region includes the following protein-coding sequences:
- the sucC gene encoding ADP-forming succinate--CoA ligase subunit beta, producing MNLHEYQGKEILNSFGVRIQRGIVASTPEEAVAAAQKLNEETGTSWWVVKAQVHAGGRGKGGGVKLAKSLDEVKSIANDILGMHLVTPQTSAEGKLVHQVLIAEDVYYPGESETSEFYMSVLLNRSTGRNMIMYSTEGGMDIEEVADKTPHLIFTEEIDPKVGLQGFQCRKIAFNLGLSGTAFKEMTKFVSALYAAYDGIDAALFEINPVLKTSDDKILAVDSKVALDGNALYRHKDYAELRDKREEDPTEVEAGEFGLNFVKLDGNVGCMVNGAGLAMATMDIIKQAGGNPANFLDVGGTADAARVEQAFRIIMKDKGVKAILVNIFGGIVRCDRVAQGVVDAYKNIGEINIPIIVRLQGTNAVEAKKLIDESGLKVISAILLQEAADKVKEVLA